The sequence TGtgctaaaaaactaaaaactattaTTTCCAAGTATTTCCCCACTAttatattctattaatttttaatttcattgtaaTTAGATATAAGAAAAGAGAGAATGGGAAGCGTGTCCATGCATATTCATCAAAGGATCTCGaaggaatccttgtaagttcaAATTATCACAAATATTTATCTCCTTATCTATTCTTTGAATAGATATTAGGCAGTTATTTGAATGCGTGTAAAGATTCAAGAATGTATGTGAGTTTTAAAGTTCTTTTAACTGTCATTGTTTTAGCTGCGAAATTTGccatgaatttttcttttttatttgttagatGGCATGTCAATACATATGTTTGTGGGTGCAACTTAAtaagttcattttttgtttcattttattatttgtttatttacttcaGCAATTTGTAGGTAAAAAAGGTTGAGGAGTCTACTGTGGCAAGTCCTAGTTCCGATGGCCCAATGGAGTCCAAGAAGGCATCTGCAAGTCAAGTTTCCTTTTCTGTAGGTAATACTAATAATATGGGATAAAGATAGAGAGAAGCAAATTTTTCTTGGTTTTGAATCATAGATTGTATCCTTTTAGTGAATATTTCTACTGTGGAACTCGTTCTACACATATGCTTGAATCCATCTTggcttttcttttattgttgcCCAAATGGTATCTAGTATGCTAGACTAGGTTGTCTTATGTCTTGCCTCTTTGACTTGCTCATTGACAcaacaataattatattttcttatcATGAATAAGACATGCATATTTGATGAATGTTACTTCTAGAAGATATAATCCATAAGAAAAACTTTTGAAGCATTTGCTTACAACATGTTAGTATGATGGTTTATGTTCTAATTACATAGTTTGTAAGGACATATAGTTCAAAGGGTATATTGGAAAGATAAATCTCCCTATATACAGAAGGTGGCGTCTTCTATAACCTGTAGACAGGCCACAGAATTTTTCCTCATTTGAGAACCTTTCTGTACCACATGTTGTAATTTTTTGGCTAACAGATAACATATTTGGCGCATAAAGCAGCTATGCTACTAATGCAATCATGGGACTGTAATTTTTTCCTCATTGGTTTTGACTTCACAAGTTCCTAATGTTAATTTCTTTTGACTGCATCATACTGTAACAGAAAACACACTTGAAGATTTGCCTCCAGATTGGTGGGGCTATAAATATGGGTTTGTCTCTGGCGGTTTGCTTGGAGCGGAATCTAGAAAAAGGTTGAAAAACGAAAATGCTCAAAGTCGTAAAGAGAGAACTGTATTTCATGAGCAGGATCAAGAGAATCTTTACAATCTTGTTCAAGTATGTATCCTTTTCAAGCTTTTTTGTTTACAAACATGTAAAACTTATCACTGCCATATTTGACAATATTTGCAAGTTAAAATGCCATTTAATAGAAGTTTTTTCAGTCATGCCAGTTCAGTGAAGTGACTCAAGAATGTCAACATTTTGGTAGATGAGTGATTTCTTACTGAAGTGGCATGAAAATTATTGAAATGAAAAAGGGGTGAAGTAGAATTGGTGCATCTTTTTCTACAattgatgcatttttttttttttttttaaattttatcgaACAATTGTTACTTTTAATTTTCAGGATAAATCCACAACTGGTAAGCAAGGACTGGGAATTAAGGACCGACCAAAGAAAATTGCTGGTTGCTACTTTCAAGGAAAGAAGACATCATTTAGTGACAGTGAAGACGAAGATTCTGCTGGTCGTGGTTCGGCAAATGAAATGCCTGATGAATCTTTAGAAATGGAAAGGATTGATGAACCTAAAGTGAAATTGAAAAAGCTCTGCAAACGGCTTCTGCGTAAGGTAAGCACTAAGCCCTCCACAAGCAGGTTAAATAAGGTTTAGAGTGTCTTTAGGCACTATTGACCGCTCTGTTCAGGTACCTGGAGAGTCAATGAAGCTCAAAGATCTCAAAGTTTTGATTGAGGAACATTCATCTTCTGTTTTTTCTGACTTTTCTTCAAAGAGAGACGCTATTGCTTACTTGAAACGAAAGGTATGCTTGTGCAGCTACTTctctacaattttattttattggttgaccCCAAAGATTTTTGCCTTAGGAATTGTCATTTGATTCCTGCTGTACTGCTTGCCATTTCTCATGTAATAATCTATTGTTTAGCATTTTGAGCTAGATGGAtgcatttttcaataaattagtTGCTTGTTCTTACCCTTGGACTTCTATTGTTGTTATCGTATTGCACGAGGGATtctatttatgaatttaaattgtaatgacattgttattcttgtttttgtttcttttcgtCTTACCAGCTTTGACAATATTGCTTGTGTCTGCAGCTGATAGGCAGTAAAAGGTTTGTAGTGGAAGGAAAAAAAGTAAGTCTCGCGCATTGAGGGGCTGAAGAATTTTGCTAGAAATAGTAAGAtgctattttatattgttttgtggAATTTTGATAAGTCTGTATCGCAATCTGTACATTGCTGCTGAGTGTAATTTATAATCAAGCCTAGGTCATATAGCGTTGCGAAGGTTTCTCGATAGTATATTCAATTGTTTACCTCATTACAATATCGTGCCAATTCCTGGATGGGACTATTGTGAACCATACTACTTTTAGCTATTCTTTATACTGATTTATGGATATTTTGGTTTCATATATCTAATGGATTTAGGATTCAAATGGTTGGGATGAGTTCCATTGCAACCTCGGGCAACTCTTATACGAGAAATCTTTAGGGCAAGGGGGGCCTCAAGCCCACAGTAcctaaatttttcaaaaatattattaatgtgccATATACCATAACAAAAATAGTGCTAATTTCTTAAGCAATGTACTGGTCCCTAAAAAAAGAGCAAGAGAAAGGGGCAAGGAAAGATAGAAGAGAGTGAAGATTAAAAAGCATAGATTAGTTTGGatgttaataattatatttttgagcCAAAAAAACGTTTAATGTAGCATTTTCTAGAAGGAAAGAAACCAAATATGGAGACCGTAAATTTCTAtccatttttgtaaaattaaatgagttttactttaaaataatgatttagtTGAGTCTTAACAATTTGATTGATGATACTGGAAAGTGTTAAATgatgttgatgatattattattagctAACTTAAATGGTTtagttagggtttttttttttttttttttttttttgttattgttattagcTAACCTAGAGTTGATTTGGATTTTATTATAAAGGGgcagagggttttttttttttttcttcttcttccatttttttttttaatttaaaaaaaaaggggggaaaaaactGGTCGATATGGCATACATATAAAGGGGTAAAGACTCCACAATTTCTAAAGTAACCATGTTGGCATTGCATGGCGCACCATTAGTCAAAGTCGTCCAAGAAAAACTGGAGGTGTGCCTAAGATGGCCCGAACACCCTTTCAGTTAAatccaagaaagaaagaatgacTATGTCCCTAACTAGTGTATTTCTACATTtaagtaatatatttttagttccATCAAAGTTCACTTAAGaaaaaaatgtgataaaaaaattaaaataaaataaaataattcaagcCCATGAAAATTTGTAAATCTAAACATGAATCGTTTTATTGAAATCGTAATATGTGTATCGAAACGAAACGtgtatcataaaatatatttaaaaattttaaatcagaacaatatatcataaaacaaaaaatattaatcaaatcaCAAATAGTATTCaataatttgtattatttataatactaatatatctaATATTGAGTTAAATCTacctataaaaataataataaaagcaataataaattatagtaacaTCAATTTATCATTCatcaatccaaataaaattattaattttaaattcaacatctaaattttaaaataataactacatcaataaaataaaatttcagcgaatattattttttaaatttattgtttcATCTCTTTaatcaatgaaaattaaaaaaataataataataaaataataattattttattttattttatttgttctttattCACTTGCACATGGTTTCTATCTTATCAATttattgtttcatctttttaaccaatgaaaattaaaaagaaaataattaaaataataacaaatttttttattatttaattagttctTTACTCGCTTGCACGTGGATCTCTCATTTTATCACTTTATTGTTTCGTCTCTTTAACCagtgaaaattaaaaagaaaataaatgaaacaataataaattttcttcatctctaccattatcatcatcttcttcttatcCGAGCTTCTCTATTGTCTTctctattttttcaataaatcatcaccatcttcttttcttctcccttatctccattttttaaatagatttttttctaAAGTATTTtgcaattagaaaattaaaatcaattgaaTAACGGACAAACAAGATTAGAAAGTTTGAAACTGGTGAATCGACGATTCAATTGAATCGTGCGATTCAACATGGTGAAACATGCGATTCAACTGCAAATCgattcaaacaaataatttgtaTTATTTGACATCTATCCTAATACGAATTAGACGATTCGCATCATGAATCGTCTATTTATAACAATAttgattagatatatatatatatatatatatatatatatatatatatatctttatacatAAATGAATAACAAACAGAACCTTAGTGGCATGTGTCAGTATTCAATTAAGTACCATTTGATGAAAAACTTTGGTGGTTAAGAGTTGTGTGGTGACAggaagaaataattttttggttattGTTATCCACATATTACTCGGTTTTCAGTTTTTGTATTTATCTCTTTTATTCAGTAGTAATAACGTAACCCTACATATAAATGCAAATAGTATATTAAACACCCTGGCCAACTTCTCTGAATTAGTTATACTATATCACTACttctttacaattttaatttatctagTTTAGAAGTTTGAGCTAAATGGgtatatttttccaataaattagTTGCTTCTTTCTTGTACCCCGAGCTTAATTCTATCGTACTTCTTATGATAGTGTTTAGTTCACTATTGCAAACCATACTACCTTTTAGATATTCTTTATATTGAATTTATGGATATTTTAGTTTAACATTCAACAAATATGCATGGGGTCTTCTAATGGATTTAGGGTTCAAATGACTGGGATAAGTTCCATTACAGCCTCGGGGTAACTCTTTTATCCGAGAAAAATCTATTGTCTATTGGGGATGAGGTGATCAGGTAGTGTTATCCATTTCCTCCATTTTCCTTATGAATGGACTCTTCAACtacatatgtaattttttttttttttccttataaaatGCCTATACCTATATatgttgttttttctttcaagaaaaaaagaaaaagaaaagaacaaatagAACCTTCGTGGCATGTGTAAGTATTCAAGTACTAAAAATTTGAGGGATGGAGTCGGATAATGACATGAAGAAGTAATTTTTAGACCATCTTATTGTTCTTGACAATATTTGACACATGTTGCTAGCTAGGTTTTCAGTTGTATCTCTCTTATCAGGTACCAATAACCTaggcatatataatattacaaaatatgtAAAACTTCTCCGAATTATATAATATGTCAACATGCAAAGAAGAAACAGATTCAAGTTCAAATTAATTCAGATAATGAACGCTATCTTCAATTGGAAATCCAAGTTATGAGGGAAAATTTTgaagatgaaaatttatttcaaaaatttatacttttaactatggtttttaaaaaataaaaaatggaaaaataaacccATATTTTTTCATCATCCCAAATCAGGTGCTTTGATAACAATTTTACATTCACAGCATATATGCTACTATTTAAGATATAACTGCTAGCTTTTGAAGAAAGTCAGTCTAGCTAGTtttcaggaaaaaaagaaaaaagaaaaaatatgacaCTACTTAACATGTACATTTAATTCGGCTTTGATTCAGAATCATGCAAATCAGCAATATCTCTGTTTCCTTCCCTTCGAAATTGAAGATGGCTCTCTTCCTTCTCTTctgattttttgaatttgatctgGCTTAGGAAACAATCCAAAACAAATGGAAGGAATTTCATCTTTTTTCTGTAGCAATATCAAATggataattttttatctatttctcTCGCTTGCTTCAAAAACTTCTCAAACGTCCTCGTAGCAATAACCTTTCCATCCTTGTTTATAGTTCTTCTATCACTGCCCTCCTCCAACTCTTCACATTGCGTCTGCTCTTTAATTACTTTCCTCTCTCTTCTCCATGGTTTCAACCTCAAATTATTTGGTTAAAACTGTAAACATAAAACagattctaaatatatttttcaaaaaaattgtaaagaagTTGTTCAGAGCTCTAATGaacaaatccaaatccaaatctCACCACAGAtatatacttataaaaaaaaaaaaaaaaaaaacaaaaacaaaaacaaaaacaaacacaaaatagcaattaagaCAAACCACCAAATCCGAATTCATCTACAGattaacaaaaggaaaaaataaaaaataaaaattgctcgTAGCTCTAATTGAGCCCAACAATCCAAATTTAACTACAGAAATGGGAAGAagaaagttagaaaaaaaattcagatagaTGGTAACTAAGTTGTGTGTAAATTAAAAGCCTAAGATAAaaaaagtatgtatatatatatatataaacaaataaataaataagttgaaacttttcaaaaacttaAAGCATTTGTTCCACAAGTATACGGGTCCCATAAGTAATAAAATGATGAGTGAGTATCGTTCCCTCGAAGATTGATGTTTGAAACCTTGCTaagtaacaaaattaatattgattaaTTCTTTTTGTTTAGGCATTCAATTTAACTAAAAACTAGTGCaaacataaattaaaactaatattaaaattaaactagaGTAGTAAGGTAGAAATCGAGAGAAACAACACACACAAATAAATGGAAATGGCAAATTTTATGTTCTAAAGCTCTAGGATATTGATTTCCTCTTATTCTTCTTACAAATGAACTTAACTTGGGTGATTACTATTggatttctattattaattctaACCAAAGGGTTTCTAATTACATCTAATTTCTTATCTCTAGGAAAATTAGAATTCATGGATAATTAGTGGAAATTCAAGAATTCCTTTCTAAATTAATCTAAAAGGCCATGTATTAATTCCTCCTTTCAAGGTTATCCACTTTCTAATTAAGCTTTccaattctaattaaaatatggGCTGTGTAATCCTAGTGACAGATCCATTAAATAATCCTTTTCTAATGAGAAATTTATAAATCTACCTAATACCCAATTGATTTTTAATCTAATTAGGCATATTTAACATTAAATGCAAGAAATACATAAGAAAAGAATAGAATTGAACAATAATAATGAACCCATCATTCAATtacaatccaaataaaagttCCATCAATATCCTAGATAATAAATCCAGCAAGCAATccatgtaaaatatataaaccaaaTCCAAAATAGAATGTATATTGATCATTAAACCCATGTCAAatacattgtatatatatatatatacatacatccaaatacaatttaaagagtgataaaagatagagaaaacTCAAAGGAGGAGGAATCTTGTAATCTCTTCAATCTTCAATCTCCTTCCAAGCCCAAGCTTTCTTTCTCTAGATTTAGCTCTTTGTCTCTCTAATTGAGTGTGTTGCTCTCTAGTTATTCTCCAAGCTATCGACATTGGTGGCTCCCCTTTTTCCCCTCTCTACCAAGCCTCCTTAAATGAAGCTTTCTAAATATGATATTCAAAATCCTACCTTTTTGGTTAAATCCAATCCTTGAACCAAGATCAAAAGATCCTAGCACAGGGCTCTCACATGCCTTTTTTAAACGAGGTCACAtgatttatacatataaatctCTACAATAAACGCACTGTTTTGCACATGTTCTCATTAAAATTCCAATTTGACCAAAATCAAtgaaagtcaaaattaaaaattaagacatgaaaaatcaatattttgaaaatattcaataataaatgGCATGTTTGACTTGGTTTAAATATGGTAAGCCTTCTTCCTCTTCAATGTTATCCCCAAAGCtttaaaaaccatataaataagccttaatttgattttagaGCTCATTTACACAAATACAcaaaaacatatcaaaataattataaatgctttgatttctcacaaataattaaactataGATGATTAAATAAGTGAGCTAAAAATACTTATCAACAGTTTTCCTGCAGAATATACGCCAATAGACAACTTTCAAAATCCTCCAGAGAAAACAGCTTCAATAAAAGAGCTAGCTATAAGATAATGAAAGAAGGGCtacgtgttatatatatatatatatataaaggttatTAGCATTAGTTCCTGCtacgtgttatatatatatatataaaggttatTAGCATTAGTTCctgaattatatatatgctcAATTTACATTtaatccttaattttatttatttatttatttattattttctttttgttacatTTGGTCTCCGAATTTTAGCTTTATTTCACTTTAGTCCTTAAAATTATTTAGCTAGGCAAGACCAAAGTGCAAACATAGGTATAATTTCATAGACTAAGAGTGTTAATAaccttaaatattattatgccACAAACTAGGATAgaaataagtttttatttttatttttttagtaattctattcctagttttt comes from Ziziphus jujuba cultivar Dongzao chromosome 6, ASM3175591v1 and encodes:
- the LOC107430189 gene encoding G-patch domain-containing protein 1 isoform X1, translating into MAAPEAPLCYVGVARDSAAFRLMKQMGWEEGEGLGKDKQGIKGYVRVKNKQDTTGIGTEKPNNWAFDTTQFDSILKRLKVQAAKPANEVEEKNTTQVEIETGHVLDPVVKVTRPQGRYKKRENGKRVHAYSSKDLEGILVKKVEESTVASPSSDGPMESKKASASQVSFSVENTLEDLPPDWWGYKYGFVSGGLLGAESRKRLKNENAQSRKERTVFHEQDQENLYNLVQDKSTTGKQGLGIKDRPKKIAGCYFQGKKTSFSDSEDEDSAGRGSANEMPDESLEMERIDEPKVKLKKLCKRLLRKVPGESMKLKDLKVLIEEHSSSVFSDFSSKRDAIAYLKRKLIGSKRFVVEGKKVSLAH
- the LOC107430189 gene encoding G-patch domain-containing protein 1 isoform X2 — encoded protein: MAAPEAPLCYVGVARDSAAFRLMKQMGWEEGEGLGKDKQGIKGYVRVKNKQDTTGIGTEKPNNWAFDTTQFDSILKRLKVQAAKPANEVEEKNTTQVEIETGHVLDPVVKVTRPQGRYKKRENGKRVHAYSSKDLEGILVKKVEESTVASPSSDGPMESKKASASQVSFSVENTLEDLPPDWWGYKYGFVSGGLLGAESRKRLKNENAQSRKERTVFHEQDQENLYNLVQDKSTTGKQGLGIKDRPKKIAGCYFQGKKTSFSDSEDEDSAGRGSANEMPDESLEMERIDEPKVKLKKLCKRLLRKVPGESMKLKDLKVLIEEHSSSVFSDFSSKRDAIAYLKRKL